In Flammeovirgaceae bacterium 311, one DNA window encodes the following:
- a CDS encoding G-D-S-L family lipolytic protein (COG2755 Lysophospholipase L1 and related esterases) yields the protein MSFIPLKKKPVKFFLIGDSTMADYSLYEGEDYQRQRYPLMGWGQVFQPFVSRDSLSKISHLTKADSVLVLDKARGGRSTRTFFEEGRWAEVYNALEKGDLVLIQFGHNDAAENKPERYVSIQGYKEYLRLYVNQTRQKGALPILLTPVARNYPWKDGRLSNVHGDYPQAVKEVASELNVPLIDLNQRSMDFFSAKGEEWVTNKYFMNLPAGVYQAYPEGQKDNTHFQPEGAKAVARLVFEGLQDLKLKEVAKQ from the coding sequence ATGTCTTTTATTCCTCTGAAGAAAAAGCCGGTTAAATTTTTTCTGATCGGCGATTCTACCATGGCAGATTATAGCCTTTATGAAGGAGAGGACTATCAGCGTCAGCGCTACCCGCTCATGGGCTGGGGGCAGGTATTTCAGCCTTTTGTAAGCAGGGACAGCCTATCGAAAATAAGTCACCTCACCAAGGCAGACAGTGTGCTGGTGCTTGATAAAGCACGTGGCGGCCGTAGCACCCGTACCTTTTTTGAAGAAGGCCGCTGGGCAGAAGTATATAACGCACTGGAAAAGGGTGATCTGGTGCTGATACAGTTTGGACATAACGATGCAGCCGAGAATAAACCGGAGCGTTATGTAAGCATCCAGGGCTATAAGGAATACCTGCGACTATACGTTAACCAGACACGCCAGAAAGGAGCATTGCCCATTCTCCTCACACCTGTTGCCCGTAATTATCCCTGGAAAGACGGCAGACTCTCGAATGTACACGGCGACTACCCGCAGGCAGTAAAAGAAGTAGCCAGTGAGCTGAATGTTCCCCTCATTGACCTTAACCAGCGTTCTATGGATTTCTTCTCAGCCAAAGGAGAGGAGTGGGTAACCAACAAATATTTTATGAATTTACCGGCAGGGGTGTACCAGGCATACCCCGAAGGACAGAAAGATAATACCCACTTTCAGCCGGAAGGGGCAAAGGCAGTAGCCAGACTGGTATTTGAAGGCCTGCAGGACCTGAAACTAAAGGAGGTTGCCAAGCAATGA